Proteins encoded within one genomic window of Triticum aestivum cultivar Chinese Spring chromosome 2D, IWGSC CS RefSeq v2.1, whole genome shotgun sequence:
- the LOC123054071 gene encoding uncharacterized protein: protein MCSIRGTLADRIHPPRPQVPTPPAATQPRNPLPRRRSEPLPSAAGPNPCRPPPTTTAIVRCHHLRCLGYYAWLRFGRNNLAGDRGGRRVVDFVVQSVCFVAPAQMNIAGAEYSNKASSGVRHCHRSNKVDPISAYLPTSLRPVVGPISHNKATIEDAADDGDGDRLSKLPNDLLLNILERVDTLDALRACFLSKQMLKLPTLLSQLFLSAGSIPGHHDSARVFRPSEVLRTNRAVAHVTDNILSTRSPEITISKLKIKFVLTQHESLTIGKSVARAMATQKFGAAEFEVTTDKAYKICSPADFLHFGKQFNDFVGACPDAFAGLTRLWLRNMRFGEFDIPNILSTCKLLESLRLSHCDSGIHSVLQVEHAQLAELEIDQGKFERVELICLPKLQRVRYNNWCSYEDPLYFGFAPQLSKLILTKTAVRSQKTLELSQLLANVSSISDLHLDFRSEKIWVLPECPKLLTPVLSKLQHVNLDHLPEGCDLAWTMFILEAAPSLKELCITLWDHWCIMTTDNEFRKKYGFCEKIDMKWKPYAPDFKHKNLAKLTIYGFQPDDNLLRYIRSVMEHAVNMAEISLHDRKVCVSCSDLDSEIKDKFCPSRYPRTAEKRKQTTEELGSLAMIHFRS from the exons ATGTGCAGCATAAGGGGAACCCTAGCCGATCGGATCCATCCTCCGCGGCCGCAGGTTCCGACACCCCCTGCAGCAACACAACCCCGCAATCCCCTGCCCCGCCGCCGGTCCGAACCCCTGCCGTCCGCCGCCGGTCCGAACCCCTGCCGTCCGCCGCCGACCACCACCGCGATCGTTCGTTGCCACCACCTGCGCTGCCTGGGCTATTATGCCTGGCTGCGTTTTGGGCGAAATAATCTCGCTGGAGACAGAGGCGGGAGAAGAGTCGTCGATTTCGTTGTGCAATCGG TCTGCTTTGTTGCGCCGGCCCAAATGAACATAGCAGGAGCGGAGTATTCGAATAAGGCCAGCTCAGGCGTCCGCCATTGTCACAGATCCAATAAGGTCGATCCGATTAGCGCATATCTCCCGACATCATTAAGGCCAGTTGTTGGTCCGATCAGCCACAAT AAAGCGACTATTGAAGACGCTGCTGACGATGGAGACGGGGACAGACTTAGCAAGCTCCCAAATGACCTTTTGCTCAACATTCTGGAGAGGGTGGACACACTCGATGCATTAAGGGCCTGCTTCCTCTCCAAGCAAATGCTGAAGCTCCCCACCTTGCTCTCGCAACTCTTCCTAAGCGCTGGTTCCATTCCAGGTCACCATGATTCAGCTCGTGTTTTCAGACCAAGTGAAGTACTCCGAACCAACCGTGCTGTGGCTCATGTAACGGATAACATATTGAGCACAAGGAGCCCGGAGATCACCATCAGCAAACTCAAAATCAAATTCGTCTTGACACAGCATGAGTCTCTCACCATTGGCAAATCTGTCGCGCGTGCGATGGCAACCCAGAAGTTTGGCGCAGCCGAGTTTGAGGTCACAACGGACAAGGCTTATAAGATCTGCTCTCCTGCTGATTTCCTCCACTTTGGGAAGCAGTTCAATGATTTTGTCGGTGCTTGTCCGGATGCATTTGCTGGCCTTACGCGCCTGTGGCTGCGCAATATGAGGTTTGGTGAATTCGACATCCCCAACATCCTCAGCACTTGCAAGCTCTTGGAGTCTTTGCGTTTAAGCCATTGCGACTCAGGGATCCATTCTGTGCTGCAAGTAGAACATGCTCAACTTGCTGAGCTCGAGATCGACCAGGGGAAATTTGAGAGAGTTGAGCTGATATGTCTACCAAAACTCCAACGTGTGAGATATAATAATTGGTGCTCTTATGAAGATCCCCTATATTTTGGTTTTGCACCACAGCTTTCGAAGCTCATCCTCACTAAAACTGCTGTCCGTTCGCAAAAGACCCTTGAGTTAAGTCAGCTCCTTGCTAATGTTTCTTCCATAAGCGATCTTCATCTGGATTTTAGAAGTGAAAAG ATTTGGGTCCTGCCAGAATGCCCAAAACTGCTCACGCCTGTGCTCAGCAAACTACAGCATGTGAATCTGGACCATCTTCCTGAAGGCTGTGATTTAGCTTGGACAATGTTTATTCTTGAAGCTGCACCCTCCTTAAAAGAGCTGTGCATCACATTATGGGATCATTGGTGCATAATGACGACAGACAATGAGTTTCGGAAGAAATATGGTTTCTGTGAAAAGATCGACATGAAGTGGAAGCCATATGCCCCTGATTTCAAGCACAAGAATCTGGCTAAGCTCACCATCTATGGCTTCCAACCCGACGACAACCTTCTGCGATACATTAGGTCTGTCATGGAACATGCGGTTAATATGGCAGAGATATCTCTGCATGACAGGAAGGTGTGTGTGAGCTGTAGTGACTTGGATTCTGAGATCAAGGACAAGTTTTGTCCATCAAGATATCCACGAACTGCCGAGAAGAGGAAGCAGACAACCGAGGAGTTAGGTTCGCTTGCTATGATTCACTTCAGGtcctaa